Proteins encoded by one window of Superficieibacter sp. HKU1:
- the cgtA gene encoding Obg family GTPase CgtA: MKFVDEASILVVAGDGGNGCVSFRREKYIPKGGPDGGDGGDGGDVWLEADENLNTLIDYRFEKSFRAERGENGQSRDCTGKRGKDVSIKVPVGTRVIDQGTGETMGDMTQHGQRLMVAKGGWHGLGNTRFKSSVNRTPRQKTMGTPGDKRDLQLELMLLADVGMLGMPNAGKSTFIRAVSAAKPKVADYPFTTLVPSLGVVRMDTEKSFVVADIPGLIEGAAEGAGLGIRFLKHLERCRVLLHLIDIDPIDGSDPVENARIIIGELEKYSESLASKPRWLVFNKIDLMDKAEAEEKAKAIAEALGWDDKFYLISAASQTGVKDLCWDVMTFIIENPVTQAQEEKQPEKVEFMWDDYHRQQLEEAAVEDDDEEWDDDWDEDDEEGVEFIYKR; encoded by the coding sequence ATGAAGTTTGTTGATGAAGCATCCATCCTGGTAGTTGCAGGTGACGGCGGCAATGGTTGCGTAAGCTTCCGCCGCGAAAAATATATTCCTAAAGGTGGCCCGGACGGTGGTGACGGCGGTGACGGTGGCGATGTCTGGCTGGAAGCGGACGAAAACCTTAACACGCTGATTGACTATCGTTTTGAAAAGTCTTTTCGCGCTGAGCGTGGCGAGAATGGTCAGAGCCGCGACTGTACCGGTAAACGAGGCAAAGACGTCTCGATTAAAGTGCCGGTTGGTACGCGCGTTATCGATCAGGGCACCGGCGAGACGATGGGCGACATGACCCAACATGGTCAGCGTCTGATGGTCGCCAAAGGCGGCTGGCACGGTCTCGGTAATACCCGTTTTAAATCCTCGGTCAACCGTACGCCACGTCAGAAAACGATGGGGACACCGGGCGACAAGCGTGATTTGCAGCTCGAATTGATGCTGCTGGCGGATGTGGGCATGCTGGGTATGCCGAACGCCGGTAAATCGACCTTCATCCGCGCGGTATCCGCAGCGAAGCCGAAAGTCGCAGACTATCCGTTTACCACGCTGGTACCGAGCCTTGGTGTGGTCCGAATGGATACTGAAAAAAGCTTCGTGGTGGCTGACATTCCAGGGCTTATTGAAGGCGCAGCGGAAGGTGCCGGTCTGGGTATTCGCTTCCTGAAGCATCTTGAGCGTTGCCGCGTATTGCTGCACCTCATTGATATCGATCCGATTGACGGTTCCGATCCGGTAGAGAATGCCCGCATCATTATCGGCGAGCTGGAGAAATACAGCGAGAGCCTGGCCTCTAAACCGCGCTGGCTGGTATTTAACAAAATTGACCTGATGGATAAAGCGGAAGCCGAAGAGAAAGCGAAAGCAATCGCCGAGGCGCTGGGCTGGGATGATAAATTCTATCTTATTTCTGCTGCCAGCCAGACCGGCGTAAAAGATCTCTGCTGGGATGTAATGACCTTTATCATCGAAAATCCAGTTACACAGGCGCAGGAAGAGAAGCAGCCGGAAAAAGTCGAGTTCATGTGGGATGACTACCACCGCCAGCAGCTTGAAGAAGCCGCTGTTGAGGACGATGACGAAGAGTGGGATGACGACTGGGACGAAGACGACGAAGAAGGCGTTGAGTTCATTTATAAGCGTTAA
- a CDS encoding DMT family transporter, producing MKQQAGIGIVLALTTAMCWGALPIAMKQVLEVMEPPTVVFYRFLMAAIGLGIILASKGRLPSVQLFRKPRWLLLLIIATCGLAGNFILFSSSLQYLSPTASQVIGQLSPVGMMVASVVVLKEKMRGTQVFGAIMLLSGLGMFFNTSLVEIFTRLTDYTWGVIFGVAAASVWVTYGVAQKVLLRRLASPQILLLLYILCTMVLLPLARPGVITQLSHWQLLCLLFCGLNTLVGYGALAEAMARWQAAQVSALITLTPLFTLLFSDLLSLAWPDFFARPMLNLLGYLGAFVVVAGAMYSAIGHRLWGRWRKRDYPAQANDLRRVK from the coding sequence ATGAAGCAACAGGCAGGCATTGGTATTGTTCTGGCGCTCACCACAGCCATGTGTTGGGGAGCGTTACCGATAGCAATGAAGCAGGTGCTGGAAGTGATGGAGCCGCCCACCGTGGTGTTCTATCGCTTTTTGATGGCGGCAATAGGGCTGGGCATCATTCTGGCCAGTAAGGGAAGATTGCCTTCGGTGCAGTTATTCCGTAAACCACGCTGGCTGCTACTGCTGATTATCGCGACCTGCGGATTGGCGGGCAATTTCATCCTGTTCAGTTCTTCCCTGCAATATTTAAGTCCGACGGCTTCACAGGTGATCGGCCAGCTTTCTCCCGTCGGCATGATGGTCGCCAGCGTGGTGGTCCTGAAAGAGAAAATGCGCGGCACGCAGGTTTTTGGCGCAATTATGCTGCTAAGCGGACTGGGCATGTTTTTTAATACCAGCCTGGTAGAAATCTTTACCCGCCTGACGGACTACACCTGGGGCGTGATTTTCGGCGTGGCAGCGGCCTCAGTATGGGTCACTTATGGCGTGGCGCAGAAAGTGTTATTACGTCGGCTGGCATCACCGCAGATCCTGCTTTTGTTGTACATTTTGTGTACAATGGTGCTATTGCCGTTGGCGAGGCCTGGAGTGATAACGCAATTAAGCCACTGGCAACTGCTGTGTCTGCTCTTCTGCGGGCTTAACACGCTGGTCGGCTATGGTGCGCTGGCAGAAGCCATGGCGCGCTGGCAGGCGGCACAGGTTAGCGCATTGATTACCCTGACGCCGTTATTTACCCTGTTATTTTCAGATTTATTATCACTGGCCTGGCCCGATTTCTTCGCCAGACCGATGTTAAACCTTTTAGGTTATCTCGGTGCGTTTGTCGTGGTTGCGGGCGCGATGTATTCCGCCATTGGTCATCGTCTATGGGGGCGGTGGCGTAAGCGTGATTATCCCGCTCAGGCGAATGATTTACGGAGAGTAAAATGA
- the rpmA gene encoding 50S ribosomal protein L27 produces the protein MAHKKAGGSTRNGRDSEAKRLGVKRFGGEAVLAGSIIVRQRGTKFHAGTNVGCGRDHTLFAKADGKVKFEVKGPKNRKYISIVAE, from the coding sequence ATGGCACATAAAAAGGCTGGCGGCTCGACTCGTAACGGTCGCGATTCAGAAGCTAAACGTCTGGGCGTAAAACGCTTCGGCGGCGAAGCAGTTCTGGCAGGTAGCATCATCGTTCGTCAACGTGGTACTAAATTCCACGCTGGCACCAACGTTGGTTGCGGCCGTGACCACACCCTGTTTGCTAAAGCTGACGGTAAAGTGAAATTCGAAGTTAAAGGCCCGAAAAACCGTAAATACATCAGCATCGTTGCTGAGTAA
- the rplU gene encoding 50S ribosomal protein L21 yields MYAVFQSGGKQHRVSEGQTIRLEKLDIATGEAVEFAEVLMIANGEDVKIGVPFVDGGVIKAEVVAHGRGEKVKIVKFRRRKHYRKQQGHRQWFTDVKITGISA; encoded by the coding sequence ATGTACGCGGTTTTCCAAAGTGGTGGTAAACAACACCGAGTAAGCGAAGGTCAAACCATTCGCCTGGAAAAGCTGGACATCGCAACTGGCGAAGCTGTTGAGTTCGCTGAAGTTCTGATGATCGCAAACGGTGAAGATGTCAAAATCGGCGTTCCTTTCGTTGATGGCGGCGTAATCAAAGCTGAAGTTGTTGCTCACGGTCGTGGCGAGAAAGTTAAAATCGTTAAGTTTCGTCGTCGTAAACACTATCGTAAGCAGCAGGGCCATCGTCAGTGGTTCACTGATGTGAAAATTACTGGCATCAGCGCCTAA